One window from the genome of Nicotiana tomentosiformis chromosome 5, ASM39032v3, whole genome shotgun sequence encodes:
- the LOC138892237 gene encoding uncharacterized protein yields MAVKGNDLAPHEIEFVLLKKFGETLTIGALTWYSRLPEHSIDSFEMLTDSFTKAHVGARKVHARKADIFRIVQGESKLVREFVTRFQKERMFLPAVPYEWVAEAFTKGLNPRSSDTLQKFKENLLEFQATTWADVHNWRTDRGRNNQSLQDKEASGSRDPSYPKLLEYNFNASIVELVLAMRNIKEARFLKLMRSDPRQRDPNLWCEYHGTNGHRTGYYRHLWE; encoded by the exons atggcggtgaagggaaatgatttagctcctcacgaaattgaatttgtgttgctaaagaaatttggagaaactctcacgatAGGAGCTTTGACGTGGTATTCGCGGTTACCAgagcattccatagactcctttgaaATGCTCACGGACTCTTTCACTAAGGCTCATGTCGGGGCCAGAAAAGTACatgcccgaaaggccgacatctTCAGGATTGTGCAAGGAGAGTCCAAGCTGgtacgagagttcgttacccgattccaaAAGGAGAGAATGTTTCTCCCGGCTGTCCCGTATGAATGGgtggctgaagcattcaccaagggattAAATCCGAGGAGTTCAGACACTTTACAGAAATTTAAGGAAAACCTGCTCGAGTTTCAAGCAACGACCTGGGCGGATGTCCATAACTG GAGGACTGATCGCGGTCGGAATAATCAATCACTGCAGGATAAAGAAGCGTCAGGGTCacgggatccttcttaccccaagttattggaatacaacttcaacgccAGTATAGTTGAATTGGTGTTggccatgagaaacatcaaagaagcacggttctTGAAACTGATGAGATCTGATCCCAggcagagggatcccaacttgtggtgtgaataccatgggacaAATGGCCACCGGACAGGGTACTACCGACATCTCTGGGAATAa